In Montipora foliosa isolate CH-2021 chromosome 9, ASM3666993v2, whole genome shotgun sequence, the DNA window TTCAGGTGGACTGCGCGCAAGTATCTCAACCCAACCACAGATTCAAATTCCGACATCGTTTTGTCGAAACCTTCGTCTGAGGCAATGTCATATCCAGCGGCAAAGGCATGGCAGGTATCTATGCACACGCCCATTCGAGACTTGTCCTTCACACGGTCAATGATGCCTCGAAGTTCTTCAAACTTGCCACCAATCTGTACAATTACAGGTGTGGATTAGACAAGTGGTATTGAATAACCGGTTATTACCAAAACCAAATGCAGTTCCGTCCAATCTAAGTAAACCATTGATTACACCATAAAAGGAAAAGGACTGAGGGAAGGAAATAGTGACAAGTTCATTACCGAAGAAGCTTTCCAATGAATAAATTATCAAATTATTGTTAAGCTGACTTATCATAGATTCAACAGAATAAcacgtttctgattggtcgatgAAAACGCAGTTACAGTTGACAAATTTATGTCACTTTCTTATGTGTCTGTCGATTGATGATAAATTGCGTCATAATATTGTCAGAGTGGCTGTGGACAGATGCATAAAAAACTGacgtcaatttgttttttacagtaCAAAACCCCAAAATGGTTAACTGCCGAGCCGGTGAAAATGAGGGGAAAAGATGCACTTAACATGAATTTTATTCAAATTGACGCAAAAATTGGCAATACCATTTCTTGCTTTCTGATTAGCTACTAACAACAATCAATaaaatttcattggttaaaaactAGGCAGTTCGAGAGTTGCACAGACTTtcaaataaattgaaattttatCTGTGTGTACTCTTGTTGATgataaaattagccaatgaacGTGTGAGCATTCAgacagttattgtaaaaagTGCAATGAAGGTTAAAAAGTGTGACACAAACGTTGCTATGGAAACATAGCGATAGATAAATTTTGTTGAGTacataataaataagaaattgTGTGACCTTCATCAtgcatttcatgatttatggtcactcgtaatgttttgaaagttgcACATGGCTACGACTTAtgcaattttgaaaactttcaaactTCTGATACTTATCAAAATGCCTCCCAGGTAACAAATTATCTTGCTTGCATACAATTTTGAGACCTTTTTTGTTAATTCTATAAGTACATAATTTCATGGAAATAAAACCTTCTTGGCTGTTCACATTTTGCAATAAGCTAACAGTCCTATTACCAAACTCCAGCCCTCCCCCTTCTGCCCCACTCCCCGTGATGGAGAAGAAGGAAGGGGACAATGCCTGAGTAAGCACTGTGGGGAAAGTTGGAGAGCAGGATGGCCCACTGGTGGGAAAACTTGACTCCCATAAATGCATCCAAAGTGCAATATTCTGGGAGACTTAATTTATGGAATTAATCAGAACTGTTCTTGCAGGGGGCTATGGCTTTCACATGGCTCAAAACTCACAAGTAGCTGCCACATACCGTGGCCAACCAATCATATGTCTCAATGTGCTCTGTATTAGATACCGTTGCTAAATAAAGTGCTTGAAAAATTAAATATATAAAACATAGGAGAAAAACCCCAGTTGTCAACCATGGGCCATTCAATGCATTGGTGAGCCCATAAGCAGGCTTTAAATTAATTGGCACAAATACTTCATAGAATATACCAGACAAGTGAAtggtttgttgttgtttctgcTTAAATTAAAGGTGATTAGACAAAGTGTTACTCACCAAAAAGAAGGAGCTTGTCCAAGATTTTCAACTTACAGGACTCAATGATCATCCAGCACTATTTACCTCCATtttatgtaccagtcaaattgaTACTTCAACATTGCCCACCCCCGCGCATACCCATGTACCCAGGGCATCTGACTCCTCTTCCTGCCTGGGGGgagggaatttgatcatcttagtcTTCCCAGGGGCAGGGCATTTGATCATCACTTGaagggggtggggaatttgatcactagcctcgatttcatgttgTGTTCCCACGTGGGTTTATATATTATGGCGGAGACAAACTTAGATGCATTCAAAAGGTAAAGACTCCGCATTCGTGGCTGGTTGGCTGAAAAGCAAAGGCCTACACAAACTTGTTCCATATTTAACAATCATTCgccaaaggcgaagtgattatcggtgaatattcaccaataatcccTGAGCCtttggtgaataattgttttagtataaatacacaggtgattatttcaaaaaagagaaaaaaaaaacatttcaaagcagaatcatcttcacttacagtggcaaaatgactactggcagccattttgtccgtcaaggtgattatcggctgataatccgagatagcgagccaatgagagcgtgcgattttgtataatcacttgtgtatttatactaattgaAGATATTAAGAATCAATTTATATTATCTttgaatatataaatatattaaagtGTATTTACAATATAAACAATAATTCAATGCAATAACGACGTCGCGGGATACGATTTATAGAGGTCAATTGCTTTGACTGACCCGGTgtatttatgaatattttaaTACATTTGCGACGATTGATATGTAGGTTTTGTTATTGGCTCTCTTTGGATATTTATACCTGTTACCTGTCCTCCTTGTGCGTTGTGCCATGTAGTAGGGCCCTGGTTCTCcttggtgttgtttattaaaCCATGTTTACATACACAGCTTCAAAAGCATAATAGAAGCtactgaaaagttaaaacagtaatttggtaattttcccgggggtgggggcGTTTGAGTTTGATCACTTGAAATGGACCtatgatgaggcatttgaacagctttttggccCAGGGAAGggggcatttgaacaaaaattttccaaaaattcaaatgcccAGGGGGTTGCctgaggaagggggggggggggggggagttgtTGAAGCTTCtatttgactggtacattacTTAATACTTGCTAGTTATTATTTAATCATTATTACTCACTGTATTTCCTTGGCAACTCATATTTTCCAAGACAGTGACAACAAAATTTGTCTGAGAGTGTGCCTGATTGATGCTCTCTGCTATCCTGTCAAGACATTCCTCAACAGTGATTTTCCCACATGTGGACCCAGGGTGAAAATTGTACAGTGTAAGACCCAACTTTTCACACCGCTTCAGTTCATCTACAAGAGTTTCGCGGCTTTTTGCAAGTGTTCCGTCATCAGGGGACCCACAGTTCATGAGATAAATTCCATGAGGAAGAATGACATCTGGGGAGAAGTTACCTCGTACACAAGCCTCTTTAAACAGTTCAGCGGTTTTCTCCTCTAGGGGTTTGCTCACCCATTGTCGTTGAGACCTAAGGAACAAGCCAAACGCTTTAGCACCAATCGCCAGCGCTTCAGAGACAGCATTTTGGATACCTCCACTTATCGAGACATGTGCTCCAACAAGCTTCCCTTGAAAGACTGGCTGCTGAATGGTATTGGTTTCATTTAAGTTCACCGTAACTTCGTTGTCGTCTTTTGCGGTTTTCGCTCGCTTGAGTTTGCGTTTTATTTTCTGGTCAGTGATTCCAGAACAGTCAATTGAGCCTCCTTTCTGTTCATTTTCGTCGCAAGATGTGCTGGTTTCTCTATTTCGTTTGGTGTATTTCTTAGATTCGCTTTCTTTTTCCGTCCGTTTTTCCCCTTTGCTTGATTTAGCTCTTGATTTTTCTCCTAATATTGGATTGAAGCCTTTTGGACTAACTTCATTGACAGCTTTAGCTGCCAAACGAACACTTCGTCTCATTTTGAAAAGCTATGAAGCCGCCATTACTTATCGAATCTCAGCAAAGGACTGGGGCAAGTAAAAGATTCTACCGGGCGCGGCTGCTCAGGGCCTCAAGGACTTCAGACGCGCGGAGGACTGGAGGTAAGATGGTAAGCGGGTGCTCAATccgttgctgaccagcggttttcgttaaaacaatggcttgctgggggtgctcagtctcgcgggctcagaaaacctggctGTGGACATTGTTAAGGTTCTTCGCTCAATCCAGTACTAGTGTAAATTCAACATTCGAGTATGTGCGAGCGTATATTGCCTGTCTAAGGCCCGATTGACTTTGTCGCATCCGACAACGGCTGACGAgaagcccacgacatgatttacgattgttgtgtacgtcagaaaaaatgtcgtagcattttaaaacatgttttaaaacgctgcgacaatcgtaagtcatgtcgtaggcctgtcgtgagcttgtcacatgcgacaaaatcgtatcgtgtaaatcggccctaaggcGATATCCAAAATTCTTGTGcgtgtttttttaattactATTTGCAATTTTGGTGGCTTCATTTATATATTACTACTATTGACTTGATCTTTCCCCTTTTGCAAACATTTAATCAGTTCCAAAAGATGTGAATTGCTCATGAGCTGatttaatgattaaaaaaaaaacaagaaaacaagagcAAAACACGGGAAAAGCAACGTTACCTTGGGACAGTGTTTATGACTGTTGCGTAAACCAGTTTAGCAGGAGCCCATTACTAGGAGCGAGCAAGTCCCAtaatattcctgtcacggcgttttcacagatcaaTGTATTTTTATATTGAacttcccgcgaatgagactcccgcaggagcccgatgaccaatcacaggaaacgaacttgacgtcatagcgtcaccgaagcGGAACTGCCTAATTTGTTGTTTTGAggcaaaggtagtccaaaaatagattggtctgtaaaaatgcagTGACATAGGCTTATTATGGGAGTTGCTTGCTCCTACCCATGGACTCCTGAGTTTGGTTATTCCCCTACTTTACCTTTAGATACCCAGAGTCAGAGATGTCCGTCCTGCCCTTCATGAGTTATTTTGAAATCTCTGGAGATACACTCGATATATACGCTTAATTGACACTGTTATTACTGTCAGATctattagagtggttttcaatttagtgtcgaaagtaattagtgaattgcattggtttgcattacttcactcagtgattggttcaaagttctcgcgccactttttcaaccaaccgtggctcgcgcgtgcacattttcccgcgctttgtgtcggctacgcgtaattacttcgagttttcaggattggtttactggattatctccgtcctttttgattggcccaaagtaattactttggttttggttctacgacactcaatcgaaaaccgctctatcccTGTTACGTTTACAAAATATAATAGAAACAGGCCTTTTCAGACTGTTTAAACTAGGAATAGCACTATCATCTACCAAGTCAGTGACAAAAATCTCACATATATCGTGTATCTGTTCCAAGGATTTGTTCTACCAGACGTAAAAGAACGAAGTACCTTTCAGTGCTAATTATAACATGGTAAGTAAATCCTAATGAATTCCGATGATATACGTTACtgattttaacattttttcttaAGGAGACTCAAAAGGGTTTTCCACAAGTTAAACTTTCAATCGAAAAGGATTGCAACACTGTCGTTCCTTCTAGCTAATTCTATGGTCAGGCAACTTTTTAAAGGGTGTCTGCGAGTGCCCAAAAAAATTGCCATGGCGACGGCGCAGCACACAAAAAAGCCTtctaaaattcagtttttggaACATATTTTAGAAACTAATTCGGTGACCTAGTTTGAGTTTCAAATTTCGAAAGCCCCACAAAATGATACGAAGTACGAGAAGAATTTGTCTAGTAGAATTTGAGTTATTTATGAAAACGCTGTTGGAAGATGAAAATTTATTTCCGGATTTTTTCATTTCCGCTCACCCTTTTTGTTTCATCAGCTGACGTGAGCAGCTTAAGTATTGCTTACGTGGGTTACACACGCTCGCGCTCAAGTCATCTGGAAGcactttcgagcctccttaactaCTTGTTGATACTGAATTTATCCCAACGAGGTCCGACTTGAAAGCTGTCTGGTCAGATTGTTTGTTTAACTTTCCCCTCCGCTCTCGTTCTCTTCATCGCTCACAGTTCCTAACTTTTCTTTCACAACCTGTTTCTCTCTTTCCTCTGTAAACTGAAGATCCTCCGGAACATCTGGTACAATCCAGGCTATCATGTTAGTTACTGAATAAACCACAAACTGGAAGGCAACCACGAAGGCCAGCCGGGCGGCCACCAAATTCCAGTATTCTTTGGAGTAATTGTATGGATAG includes these proteins:
- the LOC137969891 gene encoding probable endonuclease 4, with product MRRSVRLAAKAVNEVSPKGFNPILGEKSRAKSSKGEKRTEKESESKKYTKRNRETSTSCDENEQKGGSIDCSGITDQKIKRKLKRAKTAKDDNEVTVNLNETNTIQQPVFQGKLVGAHVSISGGIQNAVSEALAIGAKAFGLFLRSQRQWVSKPLEEKTAELFKEACVRGNFSPDVILPHGIYLMNCGSPDDGTLAKSRETLVDELKRCEKLGLTLYNFHPGSTCGKITVEECLDRIAESINQAHSQTNFVVTVLENMSCQGNTIGGKFEELRGIIDRVKDKSRMGVCIDTCHAFAAGYDIASDEGFDKTMSEFESVVGLRYLRAVHLNDSKGELGCHLDRHENIGKGNIGICAFKRLMDDARFNGIPMILETPCISEDTYKKEIKQLYSFVR